The genome window AGTCTTGTGAGTTTCTCTTTGCCAGCAGATGTTTTCATCTCACAGGTTGGGATAGGTTTACATAATTAATCTTTAGTTAGTTTGCAAGAGCTATGATTGACGATAAGTACCATCAGTTACAATGAACATCATTTATTGACAAAGTTTACAATGTTAACAATAATGTACAGATTTAACATCATCAGCAACACAACTTTTGAACTAATAGTGTGTTTTGCTACTATGTTAAAGTTCCATTTCTAGATGGTGGAAGGTGAAGATAATTTGGAAAGAGAAAgcttgcaaaaacaaaaaaaaattttTAAATTGATATTACATAATCCAGATTCTTAAATGGTACAAGCAATATCGAAAAACCACAGCAGAGACTTCAACAAAGTGACTGATTAGCTGCTTACACTGACACTGCTTCATTATAGCAGCAGTAAAGCtgtcaaattgtgtttttggtCATAAAAACAGTTGTCAGGCATGGCTATAGATACAGTTATGGATAAGATCATCCAgatctttcttttctgtgtctTGGAGCCTCCTCACAGTGCCAGGGTGTCTTTAATCAGCCTTCTCATTGTTGTGCTTACAGAGGTGCCCAGAGAGTCTGTGATCTGGTATGTGATTTTATAAAGGTATGGCTGGACATCTTTGAGACTGGTGTCAAAAACGTTGTCCACTTCAGACTGGGTGGGCATCTTTGGCAGATACTCGTGGCGGTTTATGACCTCAACAACATTGATCACCTTCTCGCCCAGCTTCTCGCCCACTTTCTCCCTGCAGATCTGTCTTTCCTGCTCATTGGCCAGGTTGACAACATTGACCTTGATGCTCCACACTTCCCAGGGAATACACTCGTCAGAAAAAGGCCAGCGAGACTTCTTCTTCTGGTAAAACTCCAGGGAGATTTGCCCCATGCCATCGCTGCCAGAGTTGCTCAAAGCATCCTGtaacaaaataatgtaataaaatcgTCAAATTACAGGCCTGCCCAAAGCATTACAGTTAACAATCATACTTTGAAACCACCAATTACCTTGAATTCAGACACCGCTTTCCTGATCACTCTGTCCAGCTCCTCGGAGGACACCCTGACGAAGGTGAAATCGATGAAGTCGCAGTCGATGTCAAGTGTGCCCACGGTACCTATGGAGTAGGTGCCCTCTTTTTTGTAGTGAAATTTCCCGGAGCTGCGATGCAGTAAAATGGTGTGCAGCAAAGCCAGCATAGCTTCTTCCACCTGCCTTGCCTCCACTGTCACTTCAAGAACTTCTGAGCGGCAATTCATAGCGAAATTATAGTTATTTCCATTTACAGGCGACGACGTGATGTGGGTGATGATGGCTGCTGTGTCCAAGCTCGATCACGTTGGGTGACTGACGAAGATATACTTTGTTTACCTCTGCGGATGGGCGGTGCCTATTCCACACAGTGTATTTCAGtatattaaatacacaatagTATTTTTATTAAGGCTAACCTAACTACAAATGCAATGTGTGCGAACTGGGCACTGAAACATTGTAAcaatagctagctagctaagtGTTTGCTACAAATGGGACAGGAAGATGTGGTAATGATGACAGTGGGTCAATCTACGGCAAGTCGCGAGGTTCAGAAGCCTCGTTTCTTTTCTTAACGGCGTCTTTTTAGTGGGAATTACTTTATCTGATTAGCACAAAGCCGCATTCCTGgttaaaacaaaccttttacatACCACACCTTGGTCTCAGTTGGGAAACACGCTCAATTTCACACGACGACCAGACAACAACAAACTCTCGCAAAGTCTCGCTGTGCATTCTGGGACTTACAGTTTGTGCCACATATCCGTTTAGAAACGGCAACTTTGTACAGTCACACCGAGTCCAGCGGCAACAACTGCGCTCTTCGCTTTCAGGATGTGTTCCCGGAACTCTTGTTCAATATTTGGATATCGTCCGGTGTAGTTAAACCGTAGACTTTGGAAATAATCGCTATTTGGGAAACTTTGGCGGCTCGATAGCTAATGAAGAATAGCTAGTTAAGCGAACCGTGGCGAAGAttagctaactgagctaacaacCATATTAattgagaggaggagagtgcgCGTTTCTGTAGGTTTATTTGAAACCAGAGACTGTGTCTTGGTCTAAATCTCAATACCCATCGGGCATAGTTTGGGACATACATATGGCTTTTTAAAGCTACTATGGAGTACTGCAACATGAATCACAATAAGCTTAATTTGTTGTTGGGGTTGAGATCGGTGATGTTATCAGCTGTGGGAGATTGCTTTCATTGATTTAGCCGTTCCCTGACCAAATAAATGCTATGAGGTTGCCAGGATATTTCTCAGAGGAGGTGTGTTAAGCTGTGATCATCGTTTTCATTTGCAAAGAATGTCCGACCTCGAAAGTTCCGGTTCATATTTTGGTTTGGACGATCCGCAGTGGTTATGCATGGTCACACTTTTCTTCGCATCCCTGGTTACTTTAATACTGTATTTCGTACAGTATTTCCAGCAAGGGGGTGTAGGAAAtaagcagacagcagcagaggacAATGCGGCGAAGGAGGAAGCCGGGGCTCTGCTGGGATGGGCGCTGTCACTGAAAAGCTGGAAAAGTCAGTGGCGAGGAGCTTGGTGCAGGGCTTTGAATGACCAATCAAGGAAGCGAGGGGTAAGTCTCATGATCACAAAACCACCACTCTAGTCTGTGGCAGGCAGGTGACTCCAATAAAGAAGGTGCAGTTTGTCATAGGATGTGACTGTTGAACTGACCTGTAGAAAATCATCCCATGTCTGCTCTTTTGTATTAGCCTGTGAAGACCCAGCCACCTCAATCAAATCTCACCCCATCCTTTGACATTAGACACTTTTTGACGGCTGACCTGAACAATCTCACTTACTCTGGTTTCTTGCACCACCCCTGAACCATCTGCGTTTTGTTTTCTATTCCTAAGTATTATCAAGTCAGAATGACGTTTCCAATGTGATGCATTACAGCCCAGatcattaattatttattagcaACAACTGTATTTCCCtgctctgttttgttgttttaatgtttctgtcctcttcctcatcaGGGTCctgttgtgttgatgtttgaaGAGGATGATCTTGACTCATCAGAACTAATGGTCAGCCAAGTGTCTAGCTTTCAGAAGTCTGCCAGAAAAAAGGTACactgacaataaagtttttagTAATACAGAAGGGCTTCTTCTGGGAGAAATCGGGATTAATGATTCTATTGTTGAGTGTTCATGGCAGCTTCAGCATTCATCTGGGTTATAGTAGCAGACACTTATGGATTTCTAATTTccttgtttatgtattttattgacAAAAGCTGTCCTTCAAATCAATCTCCCCTTCTCTAATTCAGTGGAGTGGGAGCTACTCTACGACCAGTGCTGCATGTTAGCCTGCCGTAGACGAGCACCGTCTCATCAACGCGCCATCTTTGGTACAGACATTTCCCTCCTTAATTTAGGCAAATTCATTAGCTGCTTagccttttcttttcatgtgtcCACATACTCATTACAAATATCAAATGGCACTATGAATGAATACTCCTGCTTAAAAAGGCTATACAACACTTGAATAAAGTTTCGTTTATCAGTCATGCAGATGATGTGCCAACCTGCTGCAGACATTGTGTAAAACAAACTGCCACCGgagggcttttattttttgagaGAGAGGTCAGATGGGGACAAATTGCTTGCTGTGTTGCTGGCCTGGTTGGCTTTGCAGTACTCCCAATGCAAACTCAGCCCTTTCTTTGTGACCATCATGATATGGAGCAAAATACCAGGTGCTCTGTTGTTGAATGCAGGGTGTTTAATGAACAGAGGCTTATTTTTACccacatgttgtgtatgtgtgtgtttgtgtgctctaAGAAGCTTACATAGCTGTCAAGCTCAGCACTGAGGAAGAGCAGGCACGCTGGAATGCAGCAGCACCTTTGTTTATGCTTAGGTTTCCCCTCACAGTGATCTAATGCCCAATTTGACACAAACGCACCCACCCTGCACTGACATCGAAATGGACGcgataaatacatttgtttttactagTAAGAGGACACTATACAGTTGTGTGGTCATTTAATCTGTTGCAGATGCATTCCTTTGCAGTGAAAGTGATTTATATTGAATCTGCTGATGAAGCGAGTACAGATGTTCTTCCTTTTTCACAGTTCAGTGTGAACTTCATCTAAGGCAGATGTTTTGCTTCTGGATGAGTTTTAGCAAAAGTCTGACTCACTGGTTTTGTttcagtctgtttgtgtttcttgcgtAAGACTCTACACACGCAGTACAACAAAGGGTATTATCAATAGGGCTATGTCTATCGccatattttatgacatcatcaCCCTAAAAAATAGGGGGAAAAGTcgattttcttttgttatataaatgtattttctgggGCTGCTAGATCATCCCGTTAACACAGGTCTGTGCCTCCCGTTGTGAGCAGGAGAGCTAAACGTTTTTTgactgcagtgaaaatgttgtttttgaaacgctaaacaagttatttaaaatgtttggcTCAAACAAGATAAAACAATCCTACgtagccaccactggaatctaattctacaaatagtataatactaataatattagtgtagcctaatatCAATCATTTCATCCATCTcgaatgaaatgattggacggccgacctgcctgtctacctgtggCCAGAGTCTTCCACAAGATGCTAGCCTAAGAGCTGTGCGTACTAACAATAGCAATATCCgttgtttacgttcattatGATATGTTTACTTTAATAATGATATTTGTTTGGGAAAGTGGCTTTGGAGGGATGCAGGCTGTCGGTGTTTCCAACTTGGAGACGTACTCACTAGATTTAGTGACGTTTTGAGCTAGtgctgctagctactttcattggaaagGAGTTGGGCTGTGTTTTTCTAGATGGATAATTTAATTAATCTAGTTTCctcttgctggcttctccaatgttacctACCCAAGCTTTAAACCGTGAATAACCATGTTAACAGCCCTAATTATCAATGAATCCTGCTAGTTCCTTTCACACGTGAACAGGCATAAAGCACCGGAGTTGCTTTCTTGTTGCATGGTATAACTACATGTGAGTCACGTGCAGTTGCCGGCACTGCTTTAGCTCCAGcattttcagtttatttatctTACACTAATGCCTCACTTTGTCTTCCCAACAGGCCGCTTGCTGCAGTGTGATCGGGAAGAAGCTTCAGTTCTCTCTCAGTGCAGCATCGACAGCCATGACTACAGCAGATCCTTGTAAATACACAGTCTGTATAGCTCCACTGGAGCTGCAGGTAAATGCTCTTTAGTTGGTCCTAAGGCATCTATTAAAGTTGTGAGTTTCATGAAAGTAAACAATACTCATTTGGTCGCTTGTGAATATCCCTTTAACACTGAGGCGTCTGAAAACAGAGTTACATCCTTTAGAAGTCGTTGTGGCGGCTTAGTTTAATGGGAGATTTTATTGAACACGATGTACTGCCCAGCATTGGCTTACTGCTGGCCTGGCAGGAGTCTTGGATTAAGTGGTTTGGGTATCTTTCTGTTCTTGACAAATGTCCAGAAGACCTCATTAAACTCACTGTCATGCCCATTTCTGAAGCTGGCCCACTTTGTCTACACTGACATTTGCCAGGGGCTTGTACAGGATTATTGAAACACTGAAGTTATGACACTAATGACTACCTTGTTTTTACCTGGAAATTGcagcaatttatttatttattttttatcatgcCCAAATCTGACAGAGCTCATTTCCCAGTAAAATATTTCTTTAGCTGACTCATAATTCGTTCCTAACACTCTTCATTCATCAGACTCAGATGAAGTGAGTGAAAGGTGATGTGTTGGGATATGTTACAGCGAGTGTGCATTAAGCCGTGGTAAGCTTTGTTCTTAGTTTCAGTATGGATATAAGCGGCTATACAAGCT of Cottoperca gobio chromosome 14, fCotGob3.1, whole genome shotgun sequence contains these proteins:
- the atg101 gene encoding autophagy-related protein 101, with the protein product MNCRSEVLEVTVEARQVEEAMLALLHTILLHRSSGKFHYKKEGTYSIGTVGTLDIDCDFIDFTFVRVSSEELDRVIRKAVSEFKDALSNSGSDGMGQISLEFYQKKKSRWPFSDECIPWEVWSIKVNVVNLANEQERQICREKVGEKLGEKVINVVEVINRHEYLPKMPTQSEVDNVFDTSLKDVQPYLYKITYQITDSLGTSVSTTMRRLIKDTLAL